The following coding sequences lie in one Candidatus Eremiobacterota bacterium genomic window:
- a CDS encoding NAD(P)(+) transhydrogenase (Re/Si-specific) subunit beta has product MNPTSLAIDLADILAFALFIYGLHELNSPATARRGNRFAMAGMLIAIVGIIVRTGAAGWPAVAFGVVLGAAVGVYAAIKVKMTAMPQMVALYNGAGGGAAALISTVAFLIAARTGGLDDVVAVSLVLSAIIGAISLAGSIVAFLKLQELMTGRPVTYSGQQLVNGAVLLAIVVLAVWLIVTLGMLPGWAYFAMLGCALLLGVLFVLPIGGADMPVVISLLNSFTGVAVAITGFEIDSTLLIICGALVGASGTILTVAMSRAMNRPLTNVLFGAFGAAGGTEVATAGGGPQQIRSTSADDVGIMLAYASKVIFVPGYGMAVAQAQHSVRALADQLEKRGVKVLYAIHPVAGRMPGHMNVLLAEANVPYNQLLDMEDANPEFSTGDVALVIGANDVTNPAARSVASSPIYGMPILDVDKAANVVVLKRSMRSGFAGIENPLYEMPNCSMLFGDAKASVDALTAAVKAL; this is encoded by the coding sequence GTGAACCCGACGAGCCTCGCAATCGACCTGGCGGACATTCTCGCCTTCGCCCTCTTCATCTACGGTCTGCACGAGCTGAACTCGCCCGCGACCGCGCGGCGCGGCAATCGCTTTGCCATGGCGGGAATGCTCATCGCGATCGTCGGCATCATCGTACGCACCGGGGCCGCGGGCTGGCCCGCCGTCGCTTTCGGTGTCGTCCTTGGAGCCGCGGTCGGCGTTTACGCTGCCATCAAAGTAAAGATGACCGCAATGCCGCAGATGGTCGCGCTCTACAACGGCGCGGGCGGCGGCGCCGCAGCGCTGATCTCGACGGTCGCGTTTCTGATCGCTGCGCGGACCGGGGGCCTCGACGATGTCGTCGCCGTCTCGCTGGTGCTTTCCGCCATTATCGGTGCGATAAGCCTCGCCGGCTCGATCGTCGCGTTTCTCAAGCTGCAAGAACTCATGACCGGGCGTCCCGTAACCTACTCCGGCCAGCAACTGGTCAATGGCGCCGTACTGCTCGCGATCGTGGTTTTGGCGGTGTGGTTAATCGTTACGCTCGGGATGCTCCCTGGCTGGGCCTACTTCGCGATGCTCGGCTGCGCGTTGCTGCTCGGCGTATTGTTCGTCTTGCCGATCGGCGGCGCGGACATGCCCGTGGTTATCTCGTTGCTGAACTCATTCACCGGCGTCGCAGTCGCCATCACCGGTTTCGAAATTGACTCCACGCTACTGATCATCTGCGGAGCACTCGTCGGAGCGAGCGGCACCATTCTCACGGTGGCGATGAGCCGCGCGATGAATCGTCCGCTCACCAACGTGCTCTTCGGCGCATTCGGCGCCGCCGGCGGTACGGAAGTGGCGACGGCCGGCGGAGGTCCGCAGCAGATTCGAAGCACCAGCGCCGACGACGTAGGCATCATGCTGGCCTATGCCTCGAAGGTGATTTTCGTTCCAGGTTACGGTATGGCCGTCGCGCAAGCCCAGCACAGCGTCCGCGCGCTCGCGGATCAGCTTGAGAAGCGTGGCGTCAAAGTGCTCTACGCAATTCACCCCGTGGCCGGACGCATGCCCGGTCACATGAACGTATTGCTTGCCGAAGCCAACGTGCCGTACAATCAGCTGCTCGACATGGAAGACGCCAATCCAGAGTTTTCGACTGGCGACGTCGCGCTCGTGATCGGCGCGAATGACGTCACGAATCCGGCGGCACGCAGCGTCGCGAGTTCGCCTATTTACGGTATGCCGATTCTCGACGTTGATAAAGCCGCGAACGTCGTCGTGCTCAAGCGTTCGATGCGCTCGGGGTTCGCCGGAATCGAGAACCCGCTCTACGAGATGCCGAACTGCTCGATGCTCTTCGGTGACGCGAAGGCCTCGGTTGACGCGCTGACGGCCGCAGTTAAGGCGCTGTAG
- a CDS encoding Re/Si-specific NAD(P)(+) transhydrogenase subunit alpha: protein MIVAVPREAAVKERRVALVPETVARFAKSGANVRVARGAGDAAAFPDELYAAAGATFADDAASLARDADALVCVGRPSDEILGELRAGSVVVGFFNPLGDPAYVKRLADAKLTALAMEMIPRITRAQSMDALSSQSNIAGYKAVLLAAAHLPKFFPMLTTAAGTIAPAKVLVLGAGVAGLQAIATARRLGAVVSGYDVRAAVKEQVLSLGASFLEFDLGADAEGSGGYAKELTAEQQERQRAWMVEQIGANDVVITTALVPGRKAPVLISQAAVEAMKPGSVIIDLAAEAGGNCALTLEDQIVTTGNGVTVVGAVNLPSTMPADASRLYSRNVYALLSPWIKDGALHVDPNDDVAKGAVVARDGAVLIEARS, encoded by the coding sequence ATGATCGTTGCCGTTCCCCGCGAGGCTGCGGTAAAGGAGCGACGCGTGGCACTCGTGCCCGAAACCGTCGCGCGATTCGCTAAATCGGGCGCCAACGTGCGCGTGGCCCGTGGCGCCGGCGACGCCGCCGCCTTCCCCGACGAGCTCTACGCGGCAGCCGGGGCGACCTTTGCCGACGACGCCGCTTCGCTCGCGCGCGATGCCGATGCGCTGGTCTGCGTCGGGCGCCCAAGCGACGAAATACTCGGCGAGCTGCGCGCCGGCAGCGTGGTCGTCGGGTTCTTTAATCCGCTCGGCGATCCGGCATACGTCAAGCGTCTCGCCGATGCGAAGCTGACGGCGCTCGCGATGGAGATGATTCCACGAATCACTCGCGCGCAATCGATGGACGCGCTCTCCTCGCAGAGCAATATCGCGGGATACAAAGCCGTTCTGTTGGCCGCGGCGCATCTACCGAAATTTTTTCCGATGCTCACCACGGCGGCGGGCACGATCGCACCGGCGAAGGTCCTCGTCCTCGGTGCGGGTGTCGCGGGACTCCAAGCGATCGCAACGGCCCGGCGGCTTGGCGCAGTCGTCAGCGGTTACGACGTGCGCGCGGCGGTCAAAGAACAAGTCCTGTCGCTCGGAGCGAGCTTCCTCGAGTTCGATCTCGGCGCCGACGCCGAGGGGAGCGGCGGATACGCAAAAGAGTTGACGGCCGAGCAGCAGGAGCGACAACGCGCGTGGATGGTCGAGCAAATAGGCGCCAACGACGTCGTGATCACGACCGCGCTGGTACCTGGCCGCAAGGCGCCGGTGCTCATTAGCCAGGCCGCGGTCGAGGCGATGAAACCGGGCAGCGTCATCATCGACCTGGCCGCCGAAGCCGGCGGAAACTGCGCGCTCACTCTTGAGGATCAAATCGTGACGACAGGCAACGGCGTCACCGTCGTCGGCGCCGTCAACTTGCCGAGCACGATGCCGGCCGACGCCAGCCGGCTCTATTCGCGCAACGTTTACGCGCTGCTCTCCCCATGGATCAAAGACGGTGCGCTCCACGTCGACCCAAACGACGACGTCGCCAAAGGTGCCGTCGTTGCGCGTGACGGCGCCGTGCTCATCGAGGCGCGATCGTGA
- a CDS encoding efflux RND transporter permease subunit, with the protein MIEFFLRRPLFAGVLSFVVLLAGLVTIPTLPISQYPQISPPTVTVTSQYPGATAEMVMRSVTTPLEININGSDGLQYMQSYSSANGTSVITCTFALGTDPTTDQTNVQHGVDLTLAQLPSAVQNQGVSVEKSSGNITIAVAMLSTSSAVSDVDVSNYADLNVIENLKRVPGVGQVEVLGDRTYGMRIWVDPHKLQSNNISLDTLISAIKQNNADVAPGALGQPPTTGDQPYQIPISINGRLQTPDEFKQIVVAAQPNGGYLRLGDLAQVELGAQNYITSARYNGQTAVVLAIEGEPTANSLQISTNVRATMAHIAQTMPTGYAYKIAFDTSDFVRASIKEVIVTLLIAILLVVLVIFIFLQNWRSTLIPALTIPVSLIGTFAAMKLLGFSINTLTLFGLTLATGLVVDDAIVVLENIVRHIVDDKTNSFQATVRAMKEIGGAVIATSLVLMSVFIPVAFLPGTTGLLFQQFALTMAASIGISLFTAMTLAPVLTYELVHGAEPTTNRFMVWFNGRLHALTLWYQGKVPMLIRHQKIMLAVFVGAIALLGLMFKITPSGFLPNEDQSLLYVLVTLPIQASMDQTTAAVKKLENVMLAMPQVEAATSGVGFGFANNSSNQATIFLQLKPLSERHGVENSALAIQYDLYTRFQKMPGITALPANPPAIPGLGSTGGFAIEIEDINNLGLPTLNKVGNAVMAAAKQDPTLSAIRLPTIFTGPYFVTTFDRSKALAFGVTPQTFFNTINATTGSTFVNFFDYGTRSYQVVVQARAKQRTAPADLSRIYVANSSGAMMPASQFLTTAFQTNNVAIMRFNEYNALEIDGSPGTNASSGQALSAIEKHVVDNLPKGMGYEWSGIARQQVQSGPQTIAIFCLGLLFVFLVLVAQYESLSTPFVIMLAVPVALLGAIGAIYLRRLTELLSIIIHSALAGHLVPVAQTSSDIYAQIGYIMLIGLAAKNAILIVEFANQLREQGMEAVAAVAHAAATRLRPILMTSIAFILGIIPLAFAHGDGAQSRISLGTAVLGGMLVSTIMNLAIVPVLYIAVIELTERKKRKAAPTQPEDLPPPPMAPPPLTEGSAPATAP; encoded by the coding sequence ATGATCGAGTTTTTCTTGCGGCGACCCCTCTTTGCCGGGGTGCTGAGTTTCGTGGTGCTTCTGGCGGGACTCGTCACAATTCCGACGCTTCCGATCTCGCAGTATCCGCAGATTTCGCCGCCGACGGTGACGGTGACGTCGCAGTATCCCGGGGCTACCGCCGAGATGGTCATGCGCTCGGTGACCACGCCGCTCGAGATCAATATCAATGGTTCCGACGGCCTGCAATATATGCAATCGTACTCGAGTGCCAATGGCACCAGCGTGATCACCTGCACGTTTGCCCTCGGGACCGATCCGACGACGGATCAGACCAACGTGCAGCACGGGGTCGATCTGACGTTAGCGCAGCTCCCCAGCGCCGTCCAAAATCAAGGGGTGAGCGTCGAGAAGAGCTCGGGGAATATCACCATCGCGGTCGCAATGCTCTCCACGAGTTCGGCAGTCAGCGACGTCGACGTCAGCAACTATGCCGACCTGAACGTCATCGAAAATCTCAAGCGGGTTCCCGGCGTTGGCCAGGTGGAAGTGCTTGGGGACCGCACGTACGGGATGCGAATCTGGGTCGACCCGCACAAGCTGCAATCGAACAATATCTCGCTGGATACGCTCATCAGCGCGATCAAGCAGAATAATGCCGACGTCGCGCCCGGCGCGCTCGGCCAGCCGCCGACGACCGGCGACCAGCCGTACCAGATACCGATTTCGATTAACGGCAGGCTGCAGACGCCGGACGAATTCAAGCAGATCGTCGTGGCGGCTCAGCCGAACGGCGGCTACCTGCGCCTTGGCGACCTCGCGCAAGTCGAGCTGGGGGCCCAAAACTATATTACGTCGGCGCGCTACAACGGTCAGACGGCGGTCGTGCTTGCAATTGAGGGCGAGCCAACGGCAAACTCGCTGCAGATTTCCACCAACGTTCGCGCAACGATGGCACACATCGCCCAAACCATGCCGACGGGCTACGCTTACAAGATCGCGTTCGACACCTCGGACTTCGTACGCGCTTCGATCAAAGAAGTCATCGTAACGCTGCTGATCGCCATTCTGCTCGTCGTCTTGGTCATCTTCATCTTCCTGCAGAATTGGCGCAGCACGCTTATCCCCGCATTAACGATTCCCGTTTCGCTCATCGGCACGTTTGCCGCGATGAAACTTCTCGGCTTTTCGATCAACACGCTAACGCTTTTCGGGTTGACCCTGGCGACCGGCCTGGTCGTGGACGATGCGATCGTCGTACTTGAAAACATCGTGCGACACATCGTCGACGACAAGACGAATTCGTTTCAAGCCACGGTTCGGGCGATGAAAGAGATCGGCGGAGCCGTCATCGCCACTTCGCTGGTTTTGATGTCGGTCTTTATACCCGTCGCCTTCTTGCCGGGAACGACTGGTTTGCTCTTCCAGCAGTTCGCGCTGACCATGGCCGCCTCGATCGGAATCTCGCTCTTCACCGCGATGACGCTCGCCCCCGTGCTGACGTACGAACTGGTTCACGGCGCGGAACCGACGACGAACCGGTTCATGGTTTGGTTCAACGGTCGCCTGCACGCGCTGACATTGTGGTATCAGGGAAAGGTCCCGATGCTGATCCGGCATCAAAAGATCATGCTTGCGGTCTTCGTCGGCGCGATCGCTTTGCTCGGGTTAATGTTCAAAATCACGCCATCGGGCTTTCTCCCCAACGAAGACCAGAGTCTGCTCTACGTTTTGGTAACGCTGCCGATTCAAGCCTCCATGGATCAGACGACCGCTGCGGTCAAGAAACTCGAGAACGTGATGCTCGCGATGCCGCAGGTCGAAGCGGCGACGTCGGGCGTCGGCTTTGGATTCGCCAACAACAGCTCGAATCAAGCGACGATTTTCCTGCAGCTCAAGCCGCTCTCCGAGCGGCACGGCGTCGAGAACTCAGCGCTGGCTATCCAGTACGACCTGTACACGCGATTTCAAAAGATGCCGGGCATTACGGCGCTGCCGGCAAATCCACCCGCGATTCCGGGACTGGGTTCTACCGGAGGTTTCGCGATCGAGATCGAGGATATCAACAATCTCGGCCTACCGACGCTGAACAAGGTCGGGAACGCCGTCATGGCCGCTGCCAAGCAGGATCCCACGCTCTCGGCGATCCGCCTCCCGACGATCTTCACCGGCCCCTACTTTGTGACGACGTTCGATCGTTCGAAGGCACTCGCGTTCGGCGTGACGCCGCAAACCTTCTTTAACACGATCAACGCAACGACTGGTTCGACGTTCGTGAACTTCTTCGACTATGGCACGCGGTCGTATCAGGTCGTCGTCCAGGCGCGCGCGAAGCAGCGAACTGCGCCCGCGGACTTATCGCGCATCTACGTTGCCAACAGCTCGGGCGCGATGATGCCGGCGAGTCAGTTCCTCACGACTGCCTTTCAAACGAACAACGTCGCGATTATGCGGTTCAACGAGTACAACGCCTTGGAGATCGACGGGTCGCCCGGAACGAACGCCAGCTCCGGACAGGCGCTTTCCGCGATCGAGAAGCACGTCGTCGACAATCTTCCAAAGGGCATGGGCTACGAATGGAGCGGCATTGCTCGCCAACAAGTCCAGAGCGGTCCTCAAACGATCGCGATCTTTTGCCTGGGATTGCTCTTCGTCTTTCTCGTGTTGGTTGCGCAATACGAGAGCCTGTCCACGCCGTTCGTCATCATGCTTGCGGTTCCAGTCGCGCTGCTCGGTGCGATCGGCGCTATCTACCTTCGTCGGCTTACCGAGCTTCTGAGCATCATCATCCATTCTGCGCTCGCCGGTCACCTCGTCCCCGTCGCTCAGACGTCGTCGGACATCTACGCGCAGATTGGCTACATCATGCTCATCGGGCTTGCGGCGAAGAACGCGATTCTCATCGTCGAGTTTGCCAATCAGCTACGCGAGCAGGGTATGGAAGCAGTGGCTGCCGTAGCGCACGCGGCCGCAACCCGGCTGCGCCCCATTCTCATGACGTCGATCGCCTTTATCCTGGGTATTATTCCACTGGCTTTCGCGCACGGCGACGGTGCCCAATCGCGCATATCGCTGGGCACCGCCGTCTTGGGCGGCATGCTGGTTTCCACCATCATGAATCTGGCAATCGTTCCAGTACTCTACATTGCCGTCATCGAGCTGACCGAACGAAAGAAACGCAAGGCGGCACCGACGCAGCCCGAAGATTTGCCGCCGCCGCCGATGGCTCCGCCGCCGCTGACGGAAGGTTCCGCGCCGGCTACAGCGCCTTAA
- a CDS encoding NAD(P) transhydrogenase subunit alpha → MVTELSHLVPLLTVLVLAVFVGFEVIAKVPTTLHTPLMSATNAIHGIVLVGAIVIVAHLFGVDHGPALVGLAVAAVTFGAINVFGGFAVTERMLQMFRRKDDRK, encoded by the coding sequence ATCGTGACCGAGCTAAGTCATCTCGTACCGTTGCTGACCGTGCTCGTACTCGCTGTTTTCGTCGGCTTCGAGGTGATCGCGAAGGTGCCGACAACGCTGCACACGCCCTTGATGTCCGCTACCAACGCCATACACGGCATCGTGCTCGTTGGCGCGATCGTCATCGTCGCTCACCTCTTTGGCGTCGATCACGGCCCGGCACTCGTCGGACTTGCCGTCGCCGCCGTGACGTTCGGAGCCATCAACGTCTTCGGCGGTTTCGCCGTCACCGAACGCATGCTACAAATGTTTCGCCGTAAGGACGATCGCAAGTGA
- a CDS encoding L-erythro-3,5-diaminohexanoate dehydrogenase: MTAGAHALGVHRVLEPAGAMPQDAWRIDNTPIAGPNELLCDVEALNIDSASFRQLRDVCQSDARQIGERVAEIVRERGKQHNPVTGSGGMFVGRVAAIGDDLRAKIDLCPGDRIASLVSLTLTPLQIDEIREVDVATGRISVRGQAILFESGLWARLPSDIDEGVALAVLDVAGAPAQVRRLSFPGATVVIIGADGKSGLLSCAQAKVRTGPQGRVIGIVPDGSSPGAELLLREGLVDALIVADARDALNASNRVTADVPQLADLVVNCVNVAGTELASILCARDGGTVYFFSMCTSFTAAALGAEGVARDVTMIIGNGYTKGHAEIALQTLRDRPALARYFNETYATRIRA; this comes from the coding sequence ATGACCGCGGGTGCGCATGCGCTTGGAGTCCATCGCGTGCTCGAGCCAGCCGGAGCAATGCCGCAGGACGCGTGGCGCATCGATAACACGCCGATTGCCGGTCCGAACGAATTGCTCTGTGACGTCGAGGCCCTCAATATTGATTCGGCCTCCTTCAGACAGCTGCGCGACGTCTGCCAATCCGATGCGCGGCAAATCGGCGAGCGCGTCGCCGAAATCGTTCGCGAACGCGGAAAACAACACAATCCCGTAACCGGCAGCGGCGGCATGTTCGTTGGTCGCGTAGCCGCCATCGGCGACGATCTGCGCGCAAAAATCGATCTTTGCCCCGGCGACCGAATTGCGTCGCTCGTGTCGCTGACCTTGACACCATTGCAAATCGACGAGATTCGCGAGGTCGACGTCGCAACCGGCCGTATCTCGGTGCGGGGGCAGGCCATTCTTTTCGAAAGCGGCCTGTGGGCGCGGCTTCCAAGCGATATCGACGAAGGCGTCGCACTCGCCGTGCTCGATGTCGCGGGCGCGCCGGCCCAGGTTCGGCGGCTCTCCTTTCCGGGCGCGACCGTGGTCATCATCGGCGCCGACGGCAAGAGCGGTTTGCTTTCATGCGCGCAAGCTAAAGTGCGCACCGGGCCGCAGGGACGCGTCATCGGCATCGTTCCCGACGGCTCCAGCCCAGGCGCCGAGCTTCTGCTCCGCGAGGGGCTGGTCGACGCGTTGATCGTCGCCGACGCACGTGACGCGCTCAACGCAAGCAATCGCGTTACCGCCGATGTGCCGCAACTCGCCGATCTTGTCGTCAACTGCGTCAACGTCGCGGGCACGGAACTCGCGTCGATCCTTTGCGCGCGCGACGGGGGCACCGTCTATTTTTTCTCGATGTGCACCTCGTTCACCGCTGCAGCGCTCGGGGCCGAAGGCGTCGCGCGCGACGTCACGATGATCATCGGGAACGGCTATACGAAAGGGCACGCCGAGATCGCATTGCAGACCCTGCGCGATCGTCCGGCGCTTGCCCGGTATTTCAACGAAACCTACGCCACGAGGATCAGAGCATGA
- a CDS encoding KamA family radical SAM protein, whose translation MTTVPATTHLKRAAPPEQFQYRKLKQGEFWRHIPAYAEIDEATFLDHLWQQRQSVKTAEELLQTIRDVCSPEFYGDAEAGFRRAPMAVRVSPYAISLIDWNDPVNDPIRRQFIPLASTSLPDHPRLTLDSLHEQQDSPVPGLVHRYVDKALFLPLNTCPVYCRFCTRSYAIGPDTENVDKVALAKTPKQWQEAFQYISERPELEDIVISGGDVYQLPPKNIEFIGNALLDIPHVRRMRFATKGPAIMPMKLLTHPEWVDALTTIVERGRKIGKEVVLHTHFNAPEEITWITERAMRVLFERGIFTRNQSVLIRGVNDTRERMQLLVKRLGHLNVHPYYVYMHDMVKGVEELRTTIATAVDTEKFVRGSTAGFNTPTFVCDAPGGGGKRDVHSYEYYDRENGIAVYAAPSVKPGKAFVYFDPIDRLSPQAQSRWWVREIADEMIGEAVRKAGVGEQQLVLA comes from the coding sequence ATGACGACCGTCCCGGCCACGACGCATCTCAAGCGCGCGGCACCGCCCGAACAGTTCCAATACAGAAAGCTCAAACAGGGCGAATTTTGGCGACACATTCCGGCCTATGCCGAGATTGACGAGGCGACGTTTCTCGATCACCTCTGGCAGCAGCGTCAGTCGGTCAAGACCGCCGAGGAGCTGCTGCAAACGATCCGCGACGTCTGCTCGCCGGAGTTCTACGGCGATGCGGAAGCGGGCTTTCGGCGCGCACCGATGGCGGTTCGGGTGTCGCCCTACGCGATCTCACTCATTGATTGGAACGACCCGGTAAACGATCCCATACGCCGTCAGTTTATCCCGCTGGCGTCGACGTCGCTGCCGGATCATCCACGGCTTACGCTCGACTCACTGCACGAGCAGCAAGATTCGCCGGTTCCGGGATTGGTGCACCGCTACGTCGACAAGGCGCTCTTCTTGCCGCTCAACACGTGCCCGGTCTACTGTCGCTTTTGCACGCGCAGCTATGCGATCGGTCCGGATACGGAGAACGTCGACAAAGTCGCGCTCGCCAAGACGCCCAAGCAATGGCAAGAGGCCTTCCAATATATTTCCGAACGGCCCGAGCTCGAAGACATCGTCATCTCGGGAGGCGACGTTTACCAACTGCCGCCCAAGAATATCGAGTTCATCGGCAACGCGCTGCTCGACATTCCGCACGTTCGGCGGATGCGCTTCGCCACCAAAGGCCCGGCGATCATGCCGATGAAGCTGCTGACACACCCCGAATGGGTCGATGCCCTCACGACGATTGTCGAGCGGGGACGCAAAATCGGCAAGGAGGTGGTGCTGCATACGCATTTCAACGCGCCCGAAGAGATCACGTGGATTACCGAAAGGGCGATGCGAGTGCTCTTCGAACGCGGCATTTTTACGCGCAACCAATCGGTGCTCATCCGCGGCGTCAACGATACGCGCGAACGCATGCAGCTGCTCGTCAAGCGATTGGGGCATCTCAACGTGCATCCCTATTACGTATATATGCACGACATGGTCAAGGGCGTCGAGGAGTTGCGCACGACGATCGCGACCGCGGTCGACACCGAGAAATTCGTGCGCGGAAGTACGGCTGGGTTCAACACGCCGACGTTTGTTTGCGATGCCCCCGGCGGCGGCGGCAAGCGGGACGTTCACTCGTATGAGTATTACGATCGCGAGAACGGCATCGCCGTTTACGCCGCGCCGAGCGTCAAGCCCGGGAAGGCCTTCGTCTACTTCGATCCGATCGATCGTCTCTCGCCTCAAGCGCAGTCGCGGTGGTGGGTACGAGAGATCGCCGACGAGATGATCGGCGAAGCGGTCCGCAAGGCCGGCGTCGGCGAACAACAGCTCGTCTTGGCCTGA
- a CDS encoding Lrp/AsnC family transcriptional regulator codes for MLNGEELDELDLQILEALQRNARSTFTELASLVGLKAPAVHDRVKRLEQRGYIRGYSAHLDPERLGLHLTAFVSCYTTPDCSYHDFTHRLSEMPEICEIHSVAGEESFICKVVTRSTQHLDELLGRLKTTPGMARTRTTIVLSMPFERGGVTVGT; via the coding sequence ATGCTGAATGGCGAAGAGCTCGACGAGCTCGATCTTCAAATTCTCGAGGCGTTGCAGCGCAACGCGCGTTCGACCTTTACTGAACTTGCTTCGCTGGTCGGTCTCAAGGCGCCGGCCGTTCACGACCGAGTCAAGCGGCTCGAACAGCGCGGCTACATTCGCGGCTATAGCGCTCATCTCGATCCGGAGCGTCTCGGCTTGCATCTCACCGCATTCGTGAGCTGCTATACGACGCCCGATTGCTCGTACCACGACTTTACGCACCGCCTGAGCGAAATGCCGGAGATTTGCGAGATCCATTCGGTCGCCGGCGAGGAGAGTTTTATCTGCAAAGTCGTCACTCGGTCGACGCAGCATCTCGACGAACTGCTCGGCCGACTGAAGACGACGCCCGGAATGGCGCGCACGCGCACGACGATCGTGCTCAGCATGCCGTTCGAGCGCGGCGGCGTAACGGTGGGTACGTAG
- a CDS encoding peptide ABC transporter substrate-binding protein produces MRFDLAADPANLNPLFIAPDAASVELQVDRLVFEPFIDVDERGRPVPALLAEIPTVRNGGLSADGRTIRYHLRDKVRWSDGRPVTASDVLFTLRAVLDPRNPVRSQEGYNLIDRAVAADSRTVIFHLRRAWAPAVMTYFSYGFAPQFVLPEHVLRSQTPLAYASFNAEPSVGDGPYRFVSWTRGEGLRYAANERYWRGRPAVARLDVRTIPDPSTNLLLLRSGALDWNLLAPAQLAVVRGDPRLTFRAIPTAVVAGIVFNTEHRPLDDVRIRRALAMSIDREEISRKITLGFYPVTNMIQPQFSWAFDPAVREPQYDPVSADRLFDAAGWPRGPSGTRQRGGETLHLTYAQFAETATGVRVAAAVQAALRDRGIDLAIKSVSNAQLFLPHSGILASGNFDLAYVPWTMGTDPDDSSVLGCRAPSNYMRWCDARVARLERLALSATAMETRKRIYGEIGRIVAEQVPVLYLFNADYVYAYRKRLRGFAPNAFVPTWNADRWRLSNR; encoded by the coding sequence TTGAGGTTCGATCTGGCCGCCGATCCGGCCAACTTGAACCCCCTCTTTATCGCTCCCGACGCCGCATCGGTGGAACTTCAGGTCGATCGTCTGGTCTTCGAACCCTTCATCGACGTCGACGAGCGGGGGCGACCGGTGCCGGCGCTGCTGGCCGAAATTCCAACGGTACGCAACGGCGGTCTCTCTGCGGACGGGCGGACGATTCGGTACCATTTGCGCGACAAGGTCCGCTGGAGCGACGGGCGACCCGTCACCGCGAGCGACGTGCTCTTCACTTTGCGCGCGGTGCTGGATCCTCGCAATCCGGTACGCTCGCAGGAGGGCTACAATCTGATCGATCGCGCGGTTGCGGCGGATTCGCGCACGGTGATCTTCCATCTGAGACGGGCGTGGGCACCTGCTGTGATGACCTATTTTTCCTATGGATTCGCGCCGCAGTTCGTGTTGCCCGAGCATGTCCTGCGGTCGCAAACGCCGTTGGCCTATGCGAGCTTCAACGCCGAACCGAGCGTCGGGGACGGACCCTATCGGTTTGTTTCGTGGACGCGGGGCGAAGGTCTGCGCTATGCCGCGAACGAGCGGTACTGGCGCGGCCGACCGGCCGTCGCCCGTCTGGACGTTCGCACGATCCCCGACCCATCGACCAATCTGCTCTTGCTGCGGTCGGGAGCTCTGGATTGGAATCTTCTCGCTCCGGCACAGCTTGCCGTCGTACGCGGCGATCCGCGGCTGACCTTTCGTGCCATACCAACCGCGGTCGTGGCCGGTATTGTCTTCAACACCGAGCATCGGCCGCTCGACGACGTGCGAATACGCCGCGCTTTGGCGATGTCAATCGATCGCGAGGAAATCTCGCGCAAAATCACGCTGGGATTTTATCCGGTCACCAACATGATCCAGCCGCAGTTCTCATGGGCGTTCGATCCGGCAGTGCGGGAACCGCAATACGATCCGGTATCGGCCGATCGCCTTTTCGATGCGGCGGGCTGGCCCCGCGGTCCGAGCGGCACGCGGCAGCGCGGCGGCGAAACCTTGCATCTAACGTACGCGCAGTTTGCCGAAACGGCAACCGGTGTGCGGGTAGCGGCGGCCGTCCAAGCGGCGCTGCGCGACCGCGGCATCGATCTTGCGATCAAGTCGGTCAGCAACGCACAGCTCTTCCTGCCGCATAGCGGTATCCTCGCGAGCGGAAACTTCGATCTCGCGTACGTTCCCTGGACGATGGGCACGGATCCCGACGATTCCTCGGTGCTCGGATGTCGAGCGCCGTCGAACTACATGCGCTGGTGCGATGCGCGCGTCGCGCGTCTGGAGCGGCTCGCCTTGAGCGCGACGGCGATGGAAACGCGCAAACGCATCTACGGCGAAATCGGACGAATCGTCGCAGAGCAAGTTCCAGTGCTTTATCTCTTCAACGCCGATTACGTCTACGCGTATCGGAAGCGCCTGCGGGGCTTCGCACCAAACGCGTTCGTTCCCACATGGAACGCGGATCGCTGGCGTCTGAGCAACCGTTGA